A single region of the Brachypodium distachyon strain Bd21 chromosome 3, Brachypodium_distachyon_v3.0, whole genome shotgun sequence genome encodes:
- the LOC100825528 gene encoding BTB/POZ domain-containing protein At1g21780 encodes MSGGGSLSGPDSRVETISRLAQWRIDTFGPCSYRRSDPFKLGIWNWYLSVEKSRSVYVRLFPEPGRLAKEQPPFARFLLRVSWAGPPRRSSVSPVIEQLLRSSDDFVWQVDAMSHGRFTIDVEFLDLRIATNNGTESSSSIWPNEGMVQKVASKSTLGSLSRMLTESIHADVTINTTDGVLKAHKSVLAACSPVFESMFLHDLKEKESSTIDISDMTVESCSALLGFVYGTIDQEQFWKHRVSLLGAANKYGIAEVKACCEESLLEDICSANVLERLHVAWLYQLEKLKKGCLAYLFVFGKIYDVRDEIDGFFHHADRELMLEMFQEVLSVWKPI; translated from the exons atgagcggcggcggcagcctgAGCGGGCCGGACTCCCGGGTGGAGACCATCTCCCGCCTCGCGCAGTGGCGCATCGACACCTTCGGCCCCTGCTCCTACCGCCGCTCCGACCCTTTCAAGCTCGGCATCTGGAACTG GTACCTGTCGGTGGAGAAGAGCCGGTCCGTGTACGTGCGGCTCTTCCCGGAGCCCGGCCGGCTGGCCAAGGAGCAGCCGCCGTTCGCCCGCTTTCTGCTCCGTGTCTCCTGGGCCGGACCGCCCCGCCGCTCCAGCGTCTCCCCAG TTATCGAGCAGCTTCTCCGAAGCAGCGATGATTTTGTGTGGCAAGTCGATGCGATGTCCCATGGGCGCTTTACGATCGATGTTGAGTTCTTGGACCTGAGGATAGCCACCAACAAT GGTACTGAATCATCTTCATCAATCTGGCCAAATGAAGGCATGGTACAGAAAGTTGCTAGCAAGAGCACTCTCGGATCCCTCTCCCGCATGCTCACAGAGTCCATTCATGCCGACGTTACCATAAACACGACCGATGGTGTCCTAAAGGCGCACAAATCGGTGCTTGCGGCGTGTTCCCCCGTGTTCGAGAGCATGTTCCTGCACGACctcaaggagaaggagtcatCAACGATCGACATCAGCGACATGACTGTGGAGTCGTGCTCGGCGCTCCTGGGTTTCGTGTACGGGACGATCGATCAGGAGCAGTTCTGGAAGCACCGGGTGTCGCTGCTAGGCGCGGCGAATAAGTACGGCATTGCGGAGGTCAAGGCCTGCTGCGAGGAGAGCCTTCTGGAGGACATATGCTCGGCCAACGTGCTGGAGAGGCTCCACGTGGCGTGGCTGTACCAGCTGGAGAAGCTGAAGAAGGGGTGCCTGGCTTACCTGTTTGTGTTCGGCAAGATCTATGACGTGAGGGACGAGATCGACGGGTTCTTCCACCACGCGGACCGCGAGCTGATGCTGGAGATGTTCCAGGAGGTGCTCAGTGTGTGGAAGCCGATCTGA